In the Adlercreutzia equolifaciens DSM 19450 genome, one interval contains:
- a CDS encoding M48 family metallopeptidase: MAATRKRPAKTMPPELVFIDGLEVWLTRKAIKNMHLRVKPPDGRIEVSAPLHLPLATIRKFVGEKRDWIERQQREIAQAPRAEAAAATPAEVAQWKAVVAACVPALIEAWEPIMGVKAGKIAYRNMTSRWGSCQPSTGRICINVRLALYPPECLEYVVVHELCHLLERGHGPRFHALMDTFMPDWKERRAKLR, translated from the coding sequence ATGGCAGCAACGAGAAAGCGTCCGGCAAAAACGATGCCCCCCGAGCTCGTCTTTATCGACGGTTTGGAGGTTTGGCTCACCCGCAAGGCCATCAAGAACATGCACCTGCGGGTGAAGCCGCCCGACGGGCGCATCGAGGTGTCGGCGCCCCTGCACCTGCCGCTCGCCACCATCCGGAAGTTCGTGGGGGAGAAGCGCGACTGGATAGAGCGCCAGCAGCGGGAGATCGCGCAAGCGCCGCGCGCCGAGGCCGCCGCGGCCACGCCTGCGGAAGTGGCGCAGTGGAAGGCGGTCGTCGCGGCCTGCGTACCCGCGCTCATCGAGGCCTGGGAGCCTATCATGGGCGTGAAGGCGGGCAAGATTGCCTACCGCAACATGACGAGCCGCTGGGGCAGCTGCCAGCCTTCGACGGGCCGCATTTGCATCAACGTGCGCCTGGCCCTGTACCCGCCGGAGTGCTTGGAATACGTGGTCGTCCACGAGCTGTGCCACCTGCTGGAACGCGGCCACGGCCCCCGCTTCCACGCCCTCATGGACACCTTCATGCCCGACTGGAAAGAGCGCCGCGCCAAGCTGCGGTAG
- a CDS encoding 4Fe-4S dicluster domain-containing protein has protein sequence MAESKLVMLVDTKRCIACNSCAVACKVENNLPKDVWWNRVMTVGGPHLDAPSGTYPNLEMYNVTVACQHCENPACVKVCPVGATYKDPETGVVRQDYDKCIGCRMCMSACPYNGVRSFNWEEPVYHLDFATGDQDVAPHQKHVVEKCTFCWHRLAKGLAPACVEACSARARIFGDASDPDSAVSQKLRERSSMRLLEDRDTEPSVYFLR, from the coding sequence ATGGCTGAGAGCAAACTGGTTATGTTGGTGGACACCAAGCGGTGCATCGCCTGCAACTCGTGTGCCGTTGCCTGCAAGGTGGAGAACAACCTGCCCAAGGACGTGTGGTGGAACCGCGTCATGACGGTCGGCGGCCCGCATCTGGATGCCCCGAGCGGCACGTATCCCAACTTGGAGATGTATAACGTGACCGTGGCCTGCCAGCACTGCGAGAATCCCGCTTGCGTGAAAGTATGCCCCGTGGGCGCCACCTATAAGGATCCCGAGACGGGCGTGGTGCGCCAGGACTACGACAAGTGCATTGGCTGCCGCATGTGCATGAGCGCCTGCCCCTACAACGGCGTGCGCTCCTTCAACTGGGAGGAGCCGGTCTACCACCTGGACTTCGCCACGGGCGACCAGGACGTGGCACCGCATCAGAAGCATGTGGTCGAGAAGTGCACGTTCTGCTGGCATCGGCTGGCGAAGGGCCTGGCGCCGGCTTGTGTTGAAGCATGCTCGGCCCGTGCGCGCATCTTCGGCGACGCGAGCGATCCCGATTCCGCAGTATCGCAAAAGCTGAGGGAGCGCTCGTCCATGCGCCTTCTCGAGGATCGCGATACCGAACCGTCTGTCTATTTCCTCCGGTAA
- a CDS encoding DUF4405 domain-containing protein, with product MRMLVVDVLALALYIVVSLPALTGVGPHEWLGLGVGLVLLVHGVQHADFVTRLLSGHRSLRVAGRVLLDVALVIAVVVVVLSGLMESGAVLLSFGLYAEGYYFWGPLHATSAKVLLALLIVHGALNIGPVRRLTRHMCAKETE from the coding sequence ATGAGGATGCTCGTTGTGGATGTTCTGGCGCTGGCCCTGTACATCGTGGTGTCGCTGCCCGCGCTGACGGGTGTGGGACCGCACGAGTGGCTCGGGCTCGGCGTGGGGCTCGTCCTGCTCGTTCACGGCGTCCAGCACGCCGACTTCGTCACGCGCCTTCTGTCCGGCCACCGCTCCCTGCGGGTAGCAGGTCGCGTTCTGCTGGATGTGGCCCTCGTGATCGCGGTTGTGGTCGTTGTTTTGTCGGGTCTTATGGAGTCGGGTGCCGTGCTGCTGTCGTTCGGCCTGTACGCCGAGGGGTATTACTTCTGGGGGCCTTTGCACGCAACGTCCGCCAAGGTGCTTCTCGCGCTTCTTATTGTGCATGGGGCGCTCAACATCGGTCCGGTGCGGCGTTTGACACGGCATATGTGTGCGAAGGAGACCGAGTAA
- a CDS encoding 2-hydroxyacyl-CoA dehydratase, translated as MKKNAKSSKYTEIITEASTSVKEPAPAACASCAPRITTVEEARADAAEIAAASRAAAAACPFHIGIDVGSTTVKLAVLDNDNEILWAVYRRHHADVRATIVEVLREAAAAYPNETMTIAITGSGGLLLSQWLDVAFVQEVIASKTAVETFIPKTDVAIELGGEDAKIIYFDNGIEQRMNGTCAGGTGAFIDQMAALLDTDAGGLNELAADHETIYPIASRCGVFAKTDVQPLLNEGARKEDIAASIFQSVVTQTISGLACGRPIRGHVAFLGGPLQYLPELRKRFYETLELTDEAIIVPENAHLFVAAGCAIAGVAEGARPEKLADVLARLESLGDLQGSEVVRLAPLFADEAELAEFHERHDAERVRRASLEDYRGVAFLGIDAGSTTFKAALIGEDGALLWSTYASNKGDVLGCAKAAVAELYQALPRDPETAEPLVKIGHSTVTGYGEGLLLEALRVDSGEIETVAHLRGAQEMLPGVEFILDIGGQDMKCLRVKDGVIDHIMLNEACSSGCGSFIESFASGLNLDVAEFAATAISAENPVDLGSRCTVFMNSRVKQAQKEGATVGDIAAGLAISVIKNALFKVIKIRDPHDVGTKVIVQGGTFLNDAVLRAFEQLSEVNAIRPDIAGNMGAFGAALLARDRFEETRRRTENVPLSPDLGPKVPLSGLLSLEEIEALAPTHRTVRCKGCSNACLLTVNDFGIDAATGKHRRFITGNRCEKGESLGTGAEKSAVPNLFEYKAERTFGYEPLAPEDAPRGTVGIPRALNMYENYPFWFTFFTKLGYRVVLSDPSTKKTYEAGIESMPSESVCYPAKLSHGHIMNLLAKHPDFIWMPCSKWERQEDETAGNHFNCPIVASYPEALRLNIDELRETDVAFVSPWVPYHDKDKLAERLVVELTENFAKETNGCGPALTADEIRAAVEAAWAEDEAFKRDIRTKGVETLAWMEKTGTRGIVLAGRPYHQDPEINHAIPELLTSFGLAVLTEDSVAHLGQLERPIRVVDQWMYHTRLYAAAKVVTQRRDLDLIQLNSFGCGLDALTTDQVQEVLEAAGKVYTVLKIDEVSNLGAARIRVRSLLAALKDQADREAEAEADAAAEKRGCPAACIDLDNLDKLVPASFTEKADGVVTAAEVEQREGASTEFARPRFTEQMRDEGWTILAPQMAPYHFELLVPIFKRAGYNVALLPSVDHGAVDAGLKYVNNDICYPSILVTGQIMEAVLSGKYDTDKLAVLITQTGGGCRATNYISLIRKALKSVGLGHIPVIALSFKDLGEENPGFKVTPKMLYQAIYALQYGDLLMMCLYRTRPYEVEPGSANRLFQYWMDACKHQLERGVRQSEFRRTVRRIVEDFDALPLAGEGTKPRVGVVGEILVKFHPTANNQIVDVIEREGCEAVVPGLIEFFLFGIAGGIFQQPIGKSKKSALGSKIGLAAIKKLRKPVNDALEKSSRFHPPADIYELADYASEILSLCNSMGEGWLLTAEMVELIRSGCPNVVCTQPFACLPNHVVGKATIKELRRRYPESNIVAVDYDPGASEVNQLNRIKLMIAVAKANLAEKEAEARAARAVARDGAPEEPEAMAASVEVETTEVVE; from the coding sequence ATGAAGAAGAATGCCAAGAGCAGCAAGTACACCGAGATCATCACCGAGGCGTCCACGTCCGTGAAGGAGCCGGCGCCCGCGGCGTGCGCCTCCTGCGCGCCGCGCATCACGACGGTGGAGGAGGCTCGCGCCGATGCCGCCGAGATCGCCGCTGCCTCCCGTGCCGCCGCGGCGGCCTGCCCCTTCCACATCGGCATCGACGTGGGGTCGACCACGGTGAAGCTGGCGGTGCTCGACAACGACAACGAGATTCTGTGGGCGGTGTACCGCCGCCATCATGCCGACGTGCGCGCCACCATCGTGGAGGTGCTGCGCGAGGCGGCCGCGGCCTATCCGAACGAGACCATGACCATCGCCATCACCGGATCGGGCGGCCTGCTTCTGTCCCAGTGGCTCGATGTGGCCTTCGTGCAGGAGGTCATCGCGTCGAAGACGGCGGTGGAGACGTTCATCCCGAAGACCGACGTGGCCATCGAGCTGGGCGGCGAGGACGCGAAGATCATCTACTTCGACAACGGCATCGAGCAGCGCATGAACGGCACCTGCGCCGGCGGCACGGGCGCCTTCATCGACCAGATGGCGGCCCTTCTGGACACCGACGCCGGCGGCCTGAACGAGCTGGCGGCCGATCATGAAACCATCTACCCCATTGCGAGCCGCTGCGGCGTGTTCGCCAAGACCGACGTGCAGCCGCTTCTGAACGAGGGCGCGCGCAAGGAGGATATCGCCGCCTCCATCTTCCAGTCGGTGGTGACCCAGACCATCTCCGGCCTCGCTTGCGGCCGGCCCATCCGGGGGCACGTGGCCTTCCTCGGCGGTCCTCTGCAGTACCTGCCCGAACTGCGCAAGCGCTTCTACGAGACGCTGGAATTGACCGACGAGGCCATCATCGTGCCCGAGAACGCGCACCTGTTCGTGGCCGCCGGCTGCGCTATCGCCGGTGTGGCGGAGGGCGCGCGACCCGAGAAGCTCGCGGACGTGCTCGCGCGCCTGGAGAGTTTGGGCGACCTGCAGGGCTCGGAAGTGGTGCGCCTGGCGCCGCTCTTTGCCGACGAGGCGGAGCTGGCGGAGTTCCACGAGCGCCACGACGCCGAGCGCGTGCGCCGCGCGTCGCTTGAGGACTACCGGGGTGTGGCCTTCCTCGGCATCGATGCCGGTTCCACTACTTTTAAGGCCGCGCTCATCGGCGAGGACGGGGCGCTTTTGTGGTCCACCTACGCCTCGAACAAGGGCGACGTGCTGGGCTGCGCCAAGGCGGCCGTGGCCGAGCTGTACCAGGCGCTGCCCCGCGACCCGGAAACGGCCGAGCCGCTCGTGAAGATCGGCCACTCTACCGTGACCGGCTACGGCGAGGGACTGCTGCTGGAGGCCCTGCGAGTCGACTCCGGCGAGATTGAGACGGTGGCCCATCTGCGCGGCGCCCAGGAGATGCTGCCCGGCGTGGAGTTCATCCTGGACATCGGCGGTCAGGACATGAAGTGCTTGCGCGTGAAGGACGGCGTCATCGACCATATCATGCTGAACGAGGCCTGCTCGTCGGGCTGCGGCAGCTTCATCGAGTCCTTCGCGAGCGGTTTGAACCTGGACGTGGCCGAGTTCGCCGCCACGGCCATCTCCGCCGAGAACCCGGTGGATCTGGGCAGCCGCTGCACCGTGTTCATGAACAGCCGCGTAAAGCAGGCCCAGAAGGAGGGCGCCACCGTGGGCGACATCGCCGCGGGTCTGGCGATTTCCGTTATTAAGAACGCCCTGTTCAAGGTCATCAAGATTCGCGACCCGCACGATGTGGGCACGAAGGTCATCGTGCAGGGCGGCACTTTCTTGAACGATGCGGTGCTGCGCGCCTTCGAGCAGCTCTCCGAAGTGAACGCCATCCGCCCCGATATCGCCGGCAATATGGGCGCCTTCGGCGCGGCGCTTCTGGCCCGCGACCGCTTCGAGGAGACGCGCCGGCGCACCGAGAACGTGCCGCTGTCGCCGGATCTGGGCCCGAAGGTGCCCCTAAGCGGACTTCTGTCGCTTGAGGAAATCGAGGCGCTCGCGCCGACGCATCGCACCGTGCGCTGCAAGGGCTGCTCGAACGCCTGCCTGCTCACGGTGAACGATTTCGGCATCGATGCGGCGACGGGCAAGCACCGCCGCTTCATCACCGGCAACCGTTGCGAGAAGGGCGAGAGTTTGGGCACCGGCGCCGAGAAGTCGGCCGTGCCGAACTTGTTCGAGTACAAGGCCGAGCGCACCTTCGGCTACGAGCCCTTGGCCCCCGAAGACGCGCCTCGCGGCACCGTGGGCATCCCGCGCGCGCTCAACATGTACGAGAACTACCCGTTCTGGTTCACCTTCTTCACGAAGCTGGGCTACCGCGTGGTGCTGTCCGACCCGTCCACGAAGAAGACCTACGAGGCCGGCATCGAGTCGATGCCCTCCGAGAGCGTGTGCTATCCGGCGAAGCTCTCGCACGGCCACATCATGAACCTGCTCGCGAAGCACCCGGACTTCATCTGGATGCCCTGTTCCAAGTGGGAGCGCCAGGAGGACGAGACCGCCGGCAACCACTTCAACTGCCCCATTGTGGCGAGCTATCCCGAGGCGCTGCGCCTGAACATCGACGAGCTGCGCGAGACCGATGTGGCCTTCGTGTCGCCGTGGGTGCCCTACCACGACAAGGACAAGCTGGCCGAGCGCCTGGTGGTGGAGCTGACGGAGAACTTCGCGAAGGAGACGAACGGGTGCGGTCCCGCGCTCACGGCTGACGAGATCCGGGCGGCGGTGGAGGCGGCCTGGGCCGAGGACGAGGCGTTCAAACGCGATATCCGCACGAAGGGCGTGGAAACCCTCGCGTGGATGGAGAAGACTGGCACCCGCGGCATCGTGCTGGCCGGACGCCCCTACCATCAGGATCCCGAGATCAACCACGCCATCCCCGAGCTGCTCACGAGCTTCGGTCTGGCCGTGCTCACCGAGGACTCCGTGGCGCACTTGGGTCAGCTGGAGCGTCCCATCCGTGTTGTGGACCAGTGGATGTACCACACGCGCCTGTACGCGGCGGCCAAGGTGGTCACGCAAAGGCGCGATCTCGATCTCATTCAGTTGAATTCCTTCGGCTGCGGCCTGGACGCGCTGACCACCGACCAGGTGCAGGAGGTGCTCGAGGCGGCCGGCAAGGTGTACACGGTGCTGAAGATCGACGAGGTGTCGAACTTGGGCGCGGCCCGCATCCGCGTGCGCAGCCTGCTGGCGGCCTTGAAGGACCAGGCCGACCGCGAGGCCGAGGCGGAAGCCGACGCAGCCGCCGAGAAGAGGGGCTGCCCGGCTGCGTGCATCGACTTGGACAACCTGGACAAACTGGTGCCCGCCAGCTTCACCGAGAAGGCCGACGGCGTGGTGACCGCAGCCGAGGTTGAGCAGCGCGAGGGCGCCTCCACCGAGTTCGCGCGCCCCCGGTTCACCGAGCAGATGCGCGATGAGGGCTGGACGATTCTGGCGCCCCAGATGGCCCCGTACCATTTCGAGCTTCTGGTGCCCATCTTCAAGCGCGCCGGCTACAACGTGGCGCTGCTGCCCTCGGTGGACCACGGCGCGGTGGACGCGGGCCTGAAATACGTGAACAACGACATCTGCTACCCGTCCATCCTGGTCACGGGCCAGATCATGGAGGCGGTGCTGTCGGGCAAGTACGACACCGACAAGCTGGCCGTGCTCATCACCCAGACCGGCGGCGGCTGCCGCGCCACCAACTACATCTCGCTCATCCGCAAGGCGTTGAAGTCCGTGGGGCTCGGGCACATCCCGGTCATCGCGCTGTCGTTCAAGGACTTGGGCGAAGAGAACCCCGGCTTCAAGGTGACGCCGAAGATGCTCTATCAGGCCATCTACGCGCTGCAGTACGGCGACTTGCTCATGATGTGCCTGTACCGCACACGCCCCTACGAGGTGGAGCCGGGCAGCGCGAACCGCCTGTTCCAGTATTGGATGGACGCTTGCAAGCACCAGCTGGAGCGCGGTGTGCGTCAGTCGGAATTCCGCCGCACGGTGCGCCGCATCGTGGAGGACTTCGACGCGCTGCCCCTGGCCGGCGAGGGTACCAAGCCGCGTGTGGGCGTGGTGGGCGAGATCCTCGTGAAGTTCCATCCGACGGCCAACAACCAGATCGTGGACGTCATCGAGCGCGAGGGCTGCGAGGCCGTGGTGCCCGGGCTCATCGAGTTCTTCCTGTTCGGCATCGCCGGCGGCATCTTCCAGCAGCCCATCGGCAAGTCGAAGAAGAGCGCGCTCGGCAGCAAGATCGGCCTGGCCGCCATCAAGAAGCTGCGCAAGCCCGTGAACGACGCGCTTGAGAAGTCGAGCCGCTTCCACCCGCCGGCGGATATTTACGAGTTGGCCGACTACGCGAGCGAGATTCTGTCGCTGTGCAACTCCATGGGCGAGGGGTGGCTGCTCACCGCCGAGATGGTGGAGCTCATCCGTTCCGGCTGCCCGAACGTGGTGTGCACCCAACCCTTCGCGTGCCTGCCGAACCACGTGGTGGGTAAGGCGACCATCAAGGAGCTGCGCCGCCGCTACCCGGAGAGCAACATCGTGGCCGTGGACTACGATCCGGGTGCGAGCGAGGTGAACCAGCTCAACCGCATCAAGCTCATGATCGCCGTGGCCAAGGCGAATTTGGCCGAGAAGGAGGCCGAGGCCCGCGCCGCCCGGGCGGTCGCCCGCGACGGCGCCCCAGAGGAGCCCGAGGCCATGGCCGCCTCCGTGGAAGTGGAGACGACCGAGGTCGTGGAGTAG
- a CDS encoding LCP family protein, whose product MANRPGKHSAPLNSGTSRRGAHSAPLGSTQGRRGSHSAPVTSAGRSTRSAQAARSRSAQADVSRTPRAARARSSFEGTGFAPTASPVSAAGGSQSFAATDSLARAKAARKKSRGKKIALGIAAALVVVLAGAGTALALYLNGINATIQGGLDDAEFKELGEQLAPAKADGSYYVGIFGSDARKGETASRSDVTMLARIDPDKGVVDLISVPRDTMIDIEGHGTQKINAAYAFGGPSEAVKTLSTFAGVPITHYVEVHFEELKDVVNELGGIQVNVPESFYSDTSGISLEAGEQILDGDQALAFARERHATRAGDFSRAQAQRMIIEAIVEKVLAASPTEIPGTVESLARCVTTDYSVTDLVSLALTFKDKGLTMYSAACPSYTLNQDGISYVGTQYAEWQDMMRRVDAGLDPSDTSAEIPEPQASDTALGAATNAASPAEYQDLMADALTTDDVVDVE is encoded by the coding sequence ATGGCAAACAGACCTGGCAAGCATTCCGCTCCGCTCAACTCCGGCACCTCGCGCCGGGGCGCCCACTCGGCGCCCCTCGGCTCCACGCAGGGACGCCGCGGTTCCCACTCCGCCCCCGTAACGAGCGCCGGCCGCAGCACCCGGAGCGCCCAGGCCGCCCGTTCTCGCAGTGCCCAGGCGGACGTTTCGCGCACGCCCCGCGCCGCCCGCGCCCGCTCCTCCTTCGAGGGCACCGGCTTCGCGCCGACCGCGAGCCCCGTTTCCGCCGCGGGCGGCTCCCAAAGCTTCGCCGCCACCGACAGCCTCGCCCGGGCCAAGGCGGCCCGCAAGAAGTCGCGCGGCAAGAAGATCGCCCTCGGCATCGCCGCGGCCCTCGTCGTCGTTCTCGCCGGTGCCGGCACGGCGCTCGCGCTCTACCTGAACGGCATCAACGCCACCATCCAAGGCGGTCTCGACGACGCTGAGTTCAAGGAGCTCGGCGAGCAGCTGGCCCCAGCCAAGGCCGACGGCTCCTATTACGTGGGCATCTTCGGCAGCGACGCCCGCAAGGGCGAGACGGCCAGCCGATCGGACGTGACCATGCTCGCCCGCATCGATCCCGACAAGGGCGTGGTCGACCTCATCTCGGTGCCCCGCGACACCATGATCGACATCGAGGGCCACGGCACCCAGAAGATCAACGCCGCCTATGCCTTCGGCGGCCCCTCCGAAGCCGTGAAAACGCTCTCCACCTTCGCCGGCGTGCCCATCACCCACTACGTGGAGGTGCACTTCGAAGAGCTGAAGGACGTCGTGAACGAGCTCGGCGGCATTCAGGTGAACGTGCCCGAGAGCTTCTATTCCGACACGAGCGGCATCTCCCTTGAGGCCGGCGAGCAGATCCTCGACGGCGACCAGGCCCTCGCCTTCGCCCGCGAGCGCCACGCCACCCGCGCCGGCGATTTCTCCCGCGCCCAGGCCCAGCGCATGATCATCGAGGCCATCGTGGAGAAGGTGCTGGCCGCCTCGCCCACCGAGATTCCCGGCACCGTTGAATCGCTCGCCCGCTGCGTGACCACCGACTACTCCGTCACCGACCTGGTGTCGCTAGCCCTTACCTTCAAGGACAAGGGCCTCACCATGTACTCGGCGGCCTGCCCGAGCTACACGCTCAACCAAGACGGCATCAGCTACGTGGGCACCCAGTACGCCGAGTGGCAGGATATGATGCGCCGCGTGGACGCGGGCCTCGACCCGAGCGACACCTCCGCGGAGATCCCCGAGCCCCAGGCCAGCGACACCGCGCTGGGCGCCGCCACCAACGCCGCATCGCCCGCGGAGTATCAGGATCTCATGGCCGACGCCCTGACCACTGACGACGTCGTAGATGTGGAGTAG
- the rsmI gene encoding 16S rRNA (cytidine(1402)-2'-O)-methyltransferase, translated as MESANASGKLVIVPTPIGNLGDMTLRSLEALREADVVCAEDTRVTGKLLAHFGIEKRLVRLDEAMIGSRAAGVVERVAAGEVVAYCSDAGMPGVSDPGLRLVAAAREAGVAVEVLPGASAAACAYVASGTVCPRFYFGGFFPRKAAEQRSVLEELRGLDAALVFYESPNRLVAALSAIAEVLPWREVAVCRELTKLHEEVARGTAAELCERFAARAKEPGGVRGEIALVIDAPGEAEAAAGAEIATASATARAAELVAEGLRTKEVAKRLAAEFGIPRNDAYNLAMQAAR; from the coding sequence GTGGAATCTGCCAACGCTTCGGGGAAACTCGTCATCGTGCCGACGCCCATTGGGAATTTGGGCGATATGACGCTGCGCTCGTTGGAGGCGCTGCGCGAGGCCGATGTGGTGTGTGCGGAGGACACCCGGGTGACGGGGAAGCTGCTCGCGCATTTCGGGATCGAGAAGCGGCTCGTGCGGCTGGACGAGGCGATGATCGGCTCGCGGGCTGCGGGTGTTGTGGAACGCGTGGCCGCCGGCGAGGTGGTAGCTTATTGCTCGGACGCCGGCATGCCCGGCGTGTCCGATCCGGGGCTGCGACTTGTGGCCGCGGCGCGCGAAGCCGGTGTGGCCGTGGAGGTGCTGCCCGGCGCCTCGGCGGCAGCCTGCGCCTACGTGGCCTCGGGAACGGTGTGCCCGCGCTTCTACTTCGGCGGCTTCTTCCCGCGCAAGGCGGCCGAGCAGCGCTCGGTGCTGGAAGAGCTGCGCGGCCTGGATGCAGCGCTCGTGTTCTACGAAAGCCCGAATCGGCTCGTGGCGGCACTTTCGGCCATCGCCGAGGTGCTGCCGTGGCGTGAGGTGGCGGTGTGCCGCGAGCTGACGAAGCTGCACGAGGAGGTGGCGCGGGGAACGGCGGCCGAGCTATGTGAGCGTTTCGCGGCCCGTGCCAAGGAGCCCGGTGGCGTTCGCGGCGAGATCGCGCTCGTGATAGATGCGCCGGGTGAGGCGGAGGCGGCCGCCGGCGCCGAGATTGCGACGGCATCGGCCACCGCGCGCGCTGCCGAGCTCGTGGCGGAGGGCTTGCGCACCAAAGAGGTCGCCAAGCGTCTCGCCGCCGAGTTCGGCATCCCCCGCAACGACGCCTACAACCTGGCCATGCAGGCCGCTCGCTAA
- a CDS encoding TetR/AcrR family transcriptional regulator: protein MSIFGRSVEMRPLHRNRTKETVIATATCAPAAPCEDRRIAKSRRALRGALVELMEERGYDALTVNDLCERADTSRGTFYNHFRDKDGLLAVLEDEVMADLDALQERMQSITLADMLAFRATGRPLPFLVELFDYLREQSDFLHAVLGPGGDVRFGPRLREAVCENLVQNILHEKYRDNPTVFVEYYVAFYAAAYLGIIAHWIERGCPESSETMARIAMRLLFIKPGESIEL from the coding sequence GTGTCCATTTTTGGCCGTTCTGTCGAAATGCGCCCGCTGCATCGCAACCGAACGAAGGAGACCGTCATAGCCACGGCAACCTGCGCGCCGGCCGCTCCCTGCGAGGATCGGCGCATCGCGAAATCGAGGCGCGCCCTGCGCGGCGCCCTTGTCGAGCTCATGGAGGAGCGCGGCTACGATGCGCTCACCGTGAACGACTTATGCGAGCGGGCCGATACGTCCCGCGGCACTTTCTACAACCACTTCCGCGACAAGGACGGGCTGCTCGCCGTGCTGGAGGACGAGGTCATGGCCGACCTCGATGCCCTGCAGGAGCGCATGCAGTCCATTACCCTGGCGGACATGCTGGCCTTCCGCGCGACGGGCCGCCCGCTGCCGTTCCTCGTGGAGCTGTTCGACTACCTGCGCGAGCAGAGCGACTTTCTGCACGCGGTGCTCGGCCCCGGGGGCGATGTGCGTTTCGGGCCGCGGCTGCGCGAGGCGGTCTGCGAGAACCTGGTGCAGAACATCCTGCATGAGAAATACCGCGACAACCCTACGGTCTTCGTGGAATACTACGTCGCCTTCTACGCCGCCGCCTATTTAGGGATCATCGCCCACTGGATCGAGCGCGGCTGCCCCGAATCCTCCGAGACTATGGCGCGCATCGCCATGCGCCTTCTGTTTATCAAGCCCGGCGAGTCCATCGAGCTGTAA
- the nrfD gene encoding NrfD/PsrC family molybdoenzyme membrane anchor subunit, with protein sequence MSEYMQGGALANDDLDFSAPRERDRASERSSAAVKSPALNVAIGVSAVAVLVGLALWFMQLSGGMVQTAMRNLDSWGLYITGFMFFVGLSAGGLIISSVPKALGIRGFGGISKVAVFSSIACTVVAIGLVVVDMGQPFRVWELFVYSNLGSPLMWDIIVLGTYLILSCVYLWAQIQAERGKVSAVALRIVSVIALVTAVLVHSVTAWIFGLQQGHEMWHTALLAPWFVSSALVCGTALVMAIVIGLRRAGYLELEQDNVVRLAKLLGAFVLVDLYFFGCDLLTEGFPGGAGAEVVALLTQGPLAPYFWFEIIGCAVCAVICLTPALRRNGLLVAASLLAIAGIFCKRVQLLVGGFQIANLDLPFAMNSMSITYADGTLADAYANLVYWPTPLEFGVTLGVVALGFLIFFLGLKFLPLRPAEK encoded by the coding sequence ATGTCTGAGTATATGCAGGGCGGCGCCCTTGCCAACGACGACCTCGATTTCTCGGCGCCCCGCGAGCGGGATCGCGCCAGCGAGCGCTCGTCGGCCGCGGTGAAGAGCCCGGCGCTGAACGTGGCCATCGGCGTGAGCGCCGTGGCGGTGCTGGTTGGTCTGGCGCTGTGGTTCATGCAGCTGTCGGGCGGCATGGTGCAGACCGCCATGCGCAACCTCGATAGCTGGGGCCTCTACATCACGGGCTTCATGTTCTTCGTGGGCCTGTCGGCTGGCGGCCTCATTATCTCGTCGGTGCCCAAGGCCCTCGGAATCCGCGGCTTCGGCGGCATCTCGAAGGTCGCCGTGTTCTCCTCCATCGCCTGCACGGTGGTCGCCATCGGCCTTGTGGTGGTGGACATGGGCCAGCCCTTCCGCGTATGGGAGCTGTTCGTGTATTCCAACCTGGGCAGCCCCCTCATGTGGGACATCATCGTGCTGGGCACCTACCTCATCCTGTCGTGCGTGTACCTGTGGGCGCAGATCCAGGCCGAGCGAGGCAAGGTCAGTGCCGTGGCGCTGCGCATCGTCTCGGTGATCGCGCTTGTCACCGCCGTGCTCGTGCACTCGGTGACCGCCTGGATCTTCGGCCTGCAGCAGGGGCACGAGATGTGGCACACCGCCCTTCTGGCTCCATGGTTCGTGTCCTCCGCCCTGGTGTGCGGCACGGCGCTCGTGATGGCCATCGTCATCGGGCTGCGCCGCGCGGGCTACCTCGAGCTTGAGCAGGACAACGTGGTGCGTCTCGCCAAGCTCCTCGGCGCCTTCGTGCTGGTGGATTTGTATTTCTTCGGTTGCGACCTGCTCACCGAGGGCTTCCCGGGCGGGGCCGGAGCGGAAGTGGTGGCCCTGCTGACCCAAGGCCCCCTGGCGCCCTACTTCTGGTTCGAGATCATCGGCTGCGCCGTGTGCGCCGTCATCTGCCTGACCCCGGCCCTGCGACGCAACGGCCTTTTGGTGGCGGCATCGCTGCTGGCCATCGCGGGCATCTTCTGCAAGCGCGTGCAGCTGCTGGTGGGCGGCTTCCAGATCGCCAACCTCGATCTGCCCTTTGCGATGAACTCCATGAGCATCACTTACGCCGACGGCACGCTCGCCGATGCCTACGCGAACCTCGTCTACTGGCCTACGCCGCTGGAGTTCGGAGTGACGCTGGGCGTGGTAGCCCTCGGGTTCCTCATCTTCTTCCTGGGTCTGAAGTTCCTTCCTCTGCGACCCGCCGAGAAGTAG